A DNA window from Theobroma cacao cultivar B97-61/B2 chromosome 5, Criollo_cocoa_genome_V2, whole genome shotgun sequence contains the following coding sequences:
- the LOC18599816 gene encoding protein SRC1: protein MAGIMHKIGETLHMGDNKKEEEKHKGEGQHGHGGECKEGHHGGEHKEGQHKEGMMDKIKDKIHGGSAEHGQDGEKKKKKKEKKKHEDGHESSSSSDSD, encoded by the coding sequence ATGGCAGGAATCATGCACAAGATCGGGGAGACCCTCCACATGGGAGACAACaagaaagaggaagagaagCACAAGGGAGAAGGTCAACATGGACATGGTGGAGAGTGCAAGGAAGGTCACCATGGTGGTGAGCACAAGGAAGGCCAGCACAAGGAAGGGATGATGGATAAGATCAAGGACAAGATCCACGGCGGTAGCGCTGAGCATGGCCAGGacggggagaagaagaagaaaaagaaggaaaagaagaagcaCGAGGATGGCCATGAGAGCAGCAGTAGCAGTGACAGCGATTGA